A genomic segment from Dechloromonas denitrificans encodes:
- the rpsD gene encoding 30S ribosomal protein S4: MSRYTGPRLKVLRALGVDLPGLSRKTMQDRPQPPGQHGARKLSSRKSEFGLQLMEKQKLRYNYGLSERQLRRVVLDAKKDRGATGDKLVELLERRLDNLVFRAGFAPTIPAARQLVSHGHFALNGRRVTVPSIRIRVGDAFGPTEQGGKLTAIRSALESPALERPEWIALDSTTLTARLSHLPDGTSAPFPIDLQRIVEYYATRM; encoded by the coding sequence ATGTCCCGTTACACCGGCCCCCGTCTCAAGGTTTTGCGCGCTCTGGGCGTCGATCTGCCCGGCCTGAGCCGTAAAACGATGCAGGATCGACCGCAGCCCCCCGGTCAGCATGGCGCACGCAAGCTGAGCAGCCGCAAGTCCGAATTTGGCTTGCAACTGATGGAAAAGCAAAAGTTGCGTTACAACTACGGCCTCTCCGAGCGCCAGTTGCGTCGCGTCGTGCTGGATGCCAAGAAGGATCGCGGCGCGACCGGTGACAAGCTGGTTGAACTACTCGAACGCCGTCTCGACAATCTTGTATTTCGGGCCGGTTTCGCACCCACCATCCCGGCCGCCCGGCAACTGGTCAGCCACGGTCACTTCGCCCTCAATGGCCGGCGTGTCACGGTTCCATCGATTCGCATCCGTGTCGGCGATGCCTTCGGCCCGACCGAGCAAGGCGGCAAACTCACCGCCATTCGCAGCGCCCTCGAAAGCCCGGCACTTGAACGTCCGGAATGGATCGCGCTCGACAGCACGACACTGACTGCCCGCCTCAGCCATCTGCCGGATGGTACGTCGGCCCCCTTCCCGATCGACTTGCAGCGCATCGTCGAGTATTACGCCACCCGAATGTAA
- a CDS encoding TonB-dependent receptor plug domain-containing protein: MHPTHPRFRLRVGTLAILGALGGFAQDGLTEETTLKQTVVSATLSEHETRTAPASISVISREELEERNATDLLDAVRGSPGITLSPRQVGGRKTLALRGLEGKHTLTLIDGRRIAPSDDVVGHSDYQYGWLPVSAIERVEIIRGPMSTLYGSEALGGVINLITRQPKDKWIGSLMLSGSALADNDGGQGAQGSVFAAGPVGERVTLRVNGESTQRAAVANKDDRRYSEIEGRKTRTAGLGGTLKLTESQSVDVQWSKGDEVRTYDDVSSAGKTYENRYDIEKSQASIAWKGEFGAWRSQVRAYRSEIDVTNTRTNGVSATRPQNMSDEVVDAFAAIKLGGQIITIGGEHRTESLKNSGLVGGKDSATHKALFIQDEIALGSSVMLTAGVRGDEHELFGSEASPRAYLVWEASPELVIKGGYGHAFKAPTLKQISPSYIGAEGPHTFLGNGNIQPEKSDSLEISADWKRGPLNLRATLFHTKVDDLITYRLIKTVGIRRTYLYDNVDKATINGLETGFSWNVGSNWLWNVNLTLLDTQDETTGKALNDRPGVSLASTVDWTIGHGWSSRGGVEYYGDQSSSTGDLPAYALWNASVGKRFDQTFSLRAGVNNLTDVRLAEKSANFGYAELGRNLYVTLRADF; this comes from the coding sequence ATGCACCCCACTCATCCCCGCTTCAGACTGCGCGTCGGCACGCTTGCCATCCTCGGTGCGCTTGGCGGCTTCGCGCAGGATGGCTTGACCGAAGAAACGACGCTGAAACAAACCGTGGTCAGCGCCACCTTGTCCGAACACGAAACCCGCACGGCACCGGCGTCAATCAGCGTGATCAGCCGTGAAGAGCTTGAAGAGCGCAACGCTACCGATTTGCTCGATGCCGTCCGCGGCAGCCCCGGCATCACGCTTTCGCCACGCCAGGTCGGCGGTCGCAAGACGCTGGCGTTACGCGGGCTGGAAGGCAAACACACGCTGACGCTGATCGACGGGCGCCGCATTGCTCCCTCTGACGATGTCGTTGGCCATTCCGACTACCAGTACGGCTGGCTGCCAGTTTCAGCCATCGAACGGGTTGAAATCATTCGCGGCCCGATGTCTACCCTGTATGGTTCCGAGGCGCTCGGCGGGGTGATCAATCTGATCACCCGCCAACCCAAAGACAAATGGATCGGCTCGTTGATGCTTTCGGGGTCGGCCCTGGCCGACAACGATGGCGGCCAGGGAGCTCAGGGCTCGGTTTTTGCCGCCGGCCCGGTCGGCGAACGGGTGACGCTGCGCGTCAATGGTGAGAGCACGCAACGTGCTGCCGTCGCCAACAAGGACGACCGGCGCTATTCGGAAATCGAGGGACGCAAGACACGGACTGCCGGTCTGGGCGGCACCCTCAAGTTGACTGAGTCGCAAAGTGTCGATGTCCAGTGGAGCAAGGGCGACGAGGTACGCACTTACGACGATGTGAGCAGTGCCGGAAAAACTTACGAAAATCGCTACGACATCGAAAAGTCCCAAGCCAGCATCGCCTGGAAAGGCGAGTTCGGTGCCTGGCGCAGCCAGGTTCGGGCTTATCGCAGCGAAATCGACGTGACCAATACGCGAACCAATGGCGTCAGCGCAACCCGGCCGCAAAACATGAGCGACGAGGTTGTCGATGCCTTTGCCGCGATCAAGCTGGGGGGGCAGATCATCACGATTGGCGGCGAGCACCGGACGGAATCGCTGAAAAACAGTGGCCTGGTCGGCGGCAAGGACAGCGCAACGCACAAGGCACTGTTCATCCAGGACGAAATTGCGCTCGGCAGCAGCGTGATGCTGACCGCCGGCGTGCGCGGCGACGAACACGAACTGTTCGGCTCGGAAGCCAGCCCGCGCGCCTACCTGGTCTGGGAAGCCAGTCCGGAACTGGTCATCAAGGGGGGCTACGGCCACGCCTTCAAGGCGCCGACGCTGAAGCAGATTTCGCCCAGCTATATCGGTGCCGAAGGGCCGCATACTTTTCTTGGCAACGGCAACATCCAGCCTGAAAAATCCGACTCGCTCGAAATCAGCGCCGACTGGAAGCGCGGCCCGCTCAATCTGCGGGCAACCCTGTTCCACACCAAGGTTGACGATCTGATCACCTATCGCCTGATCAAGACGGTCGGCATTCGCCGTACCTATCTTTACGACAACGTCGACAAGGCAACGATCAACGGTCTGGAAACCGGCTTCAGCTGGAATGTCGGCAGCAACTGGCTGTGGAACGTCAATCTGACCCTGCTCGATACCCAGGATGAAACGACTGGCAAGGCATTGAACGATCGGCCGGGAGTATCGTTGGCTTCAACCGTCGATTGGACCATCGGCCATGGCTGGAGCAGTCGCGGCGGGGTTGAATACTATGGCGATCAAAGCAGCAGTACCGGCGACCTGCCCGCCTATGCTTTGTGGAATGCCAGTGTCGGCAAGCGTTTCGACCAGACATTCAGCCTCCGGGCCGGCGTCAACAACCTGACCGATGTCCGGCTGGCCGAAAAATCAGCCAATTTCGGCTATGCCGAACTGGGGCGCAATCTGTATGTGACGCTGCGCGCCGATTTCTGA
- the hemP gene encoding hemin uptake protein HemP, translated as MQHQKQTVKTPFNRHLRHSQDNLPASPPASRSDGHRITSQSLFGNHQEISIMHGGERYSLRITRLDKLILTK; from the coding sequence ATGCAACACCAGAAACAAACAGTCAAAACGCCATTCAACCGGCACTTGCGTCACTCACAGGACAATCTTCCGGCCAGCCCGCCGGCCAGCCGGAGCGATGGCCACAGAATCACCAGCCAGAGCCTGTTCGGCAATCATCAGGAGATCAGCATCATGCATGGCGGCGAACGCTACAGCTTGCGAATCACCCGCCTGGACAAGCTGATTCTGACCAAATAA
- a CDS encoding EAL domain-containing protein encodes MPQPKIHPHRILECLNSRRFGVEYQPLVSTRTGDAQCHEALARFIDTTGHALPPDHVFEALHANPLLLLHAELEMKRLQLAEAPQHGLLFVNLDPDSYAVGEAEDGENVFLPVLRQQRSRLVVEVIENLHLQDVDLSERMMRQLDQEKIRLAIDDLASSRGLVSYAALMHAAFLKFDRSWLVGEMSAKQRTILTWALAQAADLGLTTVLEGIETEDHLAMARQMGFDLVQGFLFRDRFIRRGCLVKPADRQKQIA; translated from the coding sequence GTGCCGCAACCCAAAATCCATCCGCATCGCATTCTCGAATGCCTCAACAGTCGCCGCTTCGGCGTCGAATACCAGCCGCTGGTGTCGACCCGTACCGGTGATGCGCAGTGCCATGAAGCACTGGCCCGTTTCATCGATACGACCGGCCACGCCTTGCCGCCCGATCATGTATTCGAGGCTTTGCATGCCAATCCCCTGCTCCTGCTGCATGCCGAACTGGAAATGAAGCGTCTGCAACTGGCCGAGGCACCGCAGCATGGCCTGCTCTTCGTCAACCTCGATCCCGACAGTTATGCCGTGGGCGAAGCCGAGGATGGTGAAAACGTTTTCCTGCCCGTTTTGCGGCAGCAACGCAGCCGGCTGGTGGTCGAAGTGATCGAGAACCTGCATTTGCAGGACGTCGATCTCTCCGAGCGCATGATGCGCCAGCTCGACCAGGAGAAGATTCGCCTGGCAATCGACGACCTGGCTTCGTCACGCGGTCTGGTTTCCTATGCCGCACTGATGCACGCAGCCTTCCTGAAATTCGACCGTTCTTGGCTGGTCGGCGAAATGTCGGCCAAGCAGCGCACCATCCTGACCTGGGCGCTGGCCCAGGCGGCCGATCTCGGGCTGACGACGGTGCTTGAAGGGATAGAAACCGAGGATCACCTGGCGATGGCCCGACAAATGGGGTTCGATCTGGTGCAGGGCTTCCTTTTCCGGGATCGCTTCATCCGGCGCGGCTGTCTGGTCAAACCGGCCGACCGGCAGAAACAAATCGCCTGA